The Episyrphus balteatus chromosome 3, idEpiBalt1.1, whole genome shotgun sequence genome segment TTAAGTTGACATCTCTGACAAAAAGTTTCAGCATCtagtgattttcgaaaattttctacTGTGTATTCTTTCACACGCTCGCACATTTCTTATATCTCAGTCAAAACTGATTATATGAGTGGCAAGAATATGTTgagcttagcattaaaaaatgtgtttttttttggcagtAGAATTTCACAAATACCAGCATTGAACAAAAACTAATATGCAATGCACGCagcaaaataaaggaaaaaagcTGGATTTAGCTTCTATTCTTACCGATAGCTGCATGTTGTTTTTCTAAGACATGTAAATGCCAATACCAAATGAAaacaagaataataataaatataaacttACTATGCTCAATTTCAAGTCCATGAAGTTTTATCTTGTTAGCTTCATGTTGAGCTTTTTTCTTAAGTCGACATGCTCTTGACGCCagcttatttttctctttcctCGATTTAGGTCTCACATTGAAGGGCAACTCACTAACAGGTGTCATATCATTAATAGTTCTACTCAGCTTATCCAACTCCCTTCCAATGCTGTGTAGTTTTCTTGGATTTGGAGTCAAATCGTTGCCATCACCTTTGCGTGCTTTGCCGCTATGCTAAAAAGAGTtaataaaaagagaaaaaaaatacattagtAACCTATACACAATATAATTCAGCTTCAAGAGATAATTTTCAATTGTTGCCACATTGTCGGGTTGTATTTACTTTAAATACCTTGATGCCCCGAACTGAACAGTTGGGGCTGAACACGGGATCTGTAACCTCATTCAATACATGTGGATCTTCGAGCTTTGATTGAAATACTAAACGTTTGCCTTTGGGTCCTTTAGCTTGAACATTGTACTGCCAAAAATATCGCTCCTTACCCTTACTGCTAGACAATTGATTTGGAGTTGAAGTACGATCATCTTCGTTATCAGAACCTATCAAAACATCGTTagtaaaaaattggaatttaagaagttatcgttttttttttaccatcgcTTGACAAATCTTCATAGTGATCACTGTCATCATCGGAATACCCTTCGTCATCCTGAGAGAAATCATTTCCTTCTGGACTTAAAACACTTCCAGTACTGATGGAGGAGTATGAATCTGCTTCGACCAGCGAACCAGTGGATAATAAATGCTGTCGTGGTTCACGTCTACCCCAAATTTGTTCTATGCCAAAATGCGTCAAATGTGTTGGAGCTGAAGATGACAAACGTGATGAAGTATCGCTTAGCAAAGTTTTGCGAGCGGAACCAAAACCACTACTGCCAGGACTCAATGCTGTGCCGGAAAGTAGAATGTGCGATGGTGAGGGTGCAGGAACTGACTGACCCAAAAGACTACTGCTATTATTTCGATCTGGCGACATGGAAAATTCCTTTTTCAGCAACTGAACATTACGAGACTTGACCATATTTTGTTGATATTGAGAACGGTTGGCATGTGGTGGTGGGGGCGTAACTGAATTCAAAAGGAGTGGTGAATTTGGACTCGCCtgtaatataaaacaaattattataaagTAATGATAGGAAAAGGAcaagaaaaaagtataaaataccTGATTTCCTGGCGAGAATGCTgtatttgaattaatttgtttatttggaGTGCTATGATAAATTTCATAAGGACTAGAGGAACCATGATGTCTAGCTGAGCTGTGTCGACGTTCATCGAAACTATTATGGTGAAGATGAACTCCCAAGGAATTTTGTTGCTGTTGTATCCGTTGGTGATGATGAACTGGATGTTGCTGTTGatgattattttgattttgactTTGTTGTtggtgctgttgttgttgttgttccaaCAATTGTTGTGGCGGACCTGCTGGCGATGGTTGTGGACTGTGCAACTGAGTTGAGTTTTGTAGCTGATGGAATCCAGTGACATTTGGCGATAGCATATAACTTCCTTGATTCGTTGGTATTAAGTCTTCAATATTAAGATCTTCCAATATATTCTCATCATAATAATCTGGAAAACTAGCATTTTGTATTTCCGATTTATCTATTGGAAATATGTAATCGTCCTCGGTTGGAAATGGTTCGTTTTTGGTTGCAGTAATGGCATTGCCAATATCACTCCACATTGTATTCGAGTTTGGTGTTGGTTGGTGGGCATCAAAACCAAGTGAATTTGTTGCATTTCCAGAATTACTGTTGTTGCTACCAGCACCACCTCCATTGCTACTGCTATTGCTTAGTGGCGACAACTCATTGGGAAACAACAGATTTCCATTTGAGCTTGCATTATGAGAATTAATAGCTGATGCACTCAAACTCACATCCTGCAGGAGAGTTGGTGACAATGATGGCGCTTCGAGTGAGTCCAAACATATATCTGATAAATCGGCCATTATTCTAGGTTGTAAATGGTGATGGTGCAAAGGATGGTGGTGTAATTGGTTGTGGTGTATACTGCTGCTGCTTCGCGGAATCGATATGGCGTTAGTAAGCATTAAACTTTCCCGAACGCTATCTACCGATGTGCTGTTGCTGCTGGTGACAGTTGCACTCGATGAACCGATGGTACCGGAGTTATAGGAATTATTACTATTGCTCTGAGCTATTGATATTGTCGGTTGGGTGATGAAGGCCAGATGACTATTGCTGCCACCACCCCCACCACTATATAGAAGACTATTACTGCTTGAACTGAGGCCACTACCAAGTGAATACAAATCGAACTTCAGCGGATTGCTGCTGTTCGATGAGGTATCAAAGAAATCAGCCGACATAGAAAATAATTGACTCTCAGTCATATTAGTTCATTTGTGAAGGTTTGAGGATGTACTATAGGTCTGCCTCGTCCttcgaaatttgtttttatttatgtgtTAGATTTGATGTTTACTTTTGTTTGGATTGTGAAATTATATCCAAAAAAAGAGCGTTAATAACGCTTgtttatctgaaattaaaaaaaaaaaaagaattttaatacAGACTatcagaaacatttttttaatttttagtaaaaaaataataatctagTACCTAATTTAAAAAGATATGAACTAATGATATCAGCGGGTATGTCCGTTTAATGAACATATCGTCGGCgttaagcaaaattgttctaaattcACTTTTTACCGATAGTGAGAtattgatgcagttttactaattgaGGGTCCTCTTTCagaatttgaaaaccgtttttgtcaaaaaaaattcattccgcagataatataatttaatgggacatagaacaataaaaacaggaaagtagccttttgaaaatgagcccgagtattcttgattgttctaagtcccatcatattttgttctaagtccactttttatttaaggaaaaataggAATTGttttatgtccaattttgggtttttagttttaaaaattatttaaatagtatgcacctactaatgaggtaaacttgtatattttattcaagagaaaagaacaaactttataaaaaacataacttgaatgtcAAACGAGGACaaaattgtcgctttaaaccaatttgcaacttaaaaatcgtcccctgtaaaattagctttttgtgacttagaaaaattttgctttacggcgacgatatgtacatatattagtCAAGATAGTATAAAGAATATAGCACAtgattaaccctttcggacccagcgttactctcatgtaacatttttttaaaaattcgtaaaaaatattaaattaaacaattttttaggttttgatggcttaattgaaagataataatgcctagttactggattattacaaaaagttaatttaatatcatacctttaattttttttctataaaaaaaagggactgaaattcaaattttttttttttttgcaaaaaaatttttttaaatatggtcataattttgaaaaaaagataaaaaaaaatcttaatgcagaaagtgttttgtttttttgcttagaagaagtaacATACAttttagtttcataaaaagttattttctcagttctccgactttttttggtggtcataggcagtgcatgttacttacattgaacatgagaataacacattagttttgctatttattattttggaaaataactttttgctattcatatttcttagttgtgatgtttttgacccgataataccgaaaaaacattttttagtattgattttcatagcttgggttcgaaagggttaaggaTGTTTTCCTCGAAAAACACCATTTCAAatgagttttatttaaaattataaaaatgctcCAAACTATCTCACAAGTAAGCAAATAATTATGGGGCGAAAAGAATATGAAAgtgcatttcaaaaatttaacgaGCTATTCTATCACTaggatttaaattgtttttcgaGCACTTTTATGAAGGTGAGAATTACAGAATGTAGGCacatgtcaaaatttgtatttcgggattttatctttttcagtttttttataATCTCATCTTAATTGAACCGACTCGAAAGAAATTCTCCTgtgcaaatattttatttatttggttgcGGTCGTTTTGCAAAATTGAGTTTtgcatttctttttgtttatgtacaaaattattaaatttgcaTTCGTCACTACGTCAtccaatttattatttattcataaagCAAGTTtgcttcattttaataaaactctAATTccgaaaaataatgaaaatattgaCTCTGTTTGTTATTATTGACACagttaaaatgaaaagaaaacaataacaaaatgcAAAACCATTATTTCCTCGGTCATCACCTtagttacgaaaaaaaaaaaaaaaaaaaaaacagaaaacgtGGTGCTTTTTCTGCTGAATGAATGCCCTCTTTTTTGCTTGCACTACATGTGCATTCCAATGAATttgtcaaacaaaatatttttgctagTGATAGGGTCATCACTTCACAATCAGTAGCGTACCTAGAGATAGGGGCAAAgaaaatctgataaactttTATCAGATAATTGGCcacaattgattaaaaaataaaaacaa includes the following:
- the LOC129917149 gene encoding protein CREBRF homolog isoform X4, which codes for MTESQLFSMSADFFDTSSNSSNPLKFDLYSLGSGLSSSSNSLLYSGGGGGSNSHLAFITQPTISIAQSNSNNSYNSGTIGSSSATVTSSNSTSVDSVRESLMLTNAISIPRSSSSIHHNQLHHHPLHHHHLQPRIMADLSDICLDSLEAPSLSPTLLQDVSLSASAINSHNASSNGNLLFPNELSPLSNSSSNGGGAGSNNSNSGNATNSLGFDAHQPTPNSNTMWSDIGNAITATKNEPFPTEDDYIFPIDKSEIQNASFPDYYDENILEDLNIEDLIPTNQGSYMLSPNVTGFHQLQNSTQLHSPQPSPAGPPQQLLEQQQQQHQQQSQNQNNHQQQHPVHHHQRIQQQQNSLGVHLHHNSFDERRHSSARHHGSSSPYEIYHSTPNKQINSNTAFSPGNQASPNSPLLLNSVTPPPPHANRSQYQQNMVKSRNVQLLKKEFSMSPDRNNSSSLLGQSVPAPSPSHILLSGTALSPGSSGFGSARKTLLSDTSSRLSSSAPTHLTHFGIEQIWGRREPRQHLLSTGSLVEADSYSSISTGSVLSPEGNDFSQDDEGYSDDDSDHYEDLSSDGSDNEDDRTSTPNQLSSSKGKERYFWQYNVQAKGPKGKRLVFQSKLEDPHVLNEVTDPVFSPNCSVRGIKHSGKARKGDGNDLTPNPRKLHSIGRELDKLSRTINDMTPVSELPFNVRPKSRKEKNKLASRACRLKKKAQHEANKIKLHGLEIEHKRLLSGINDIKQVLAIKYQNQGEPTDELDERIEQIYNAAITGLRIAGGTTDFVNNVLDNVKKGISNGGLEDLRNS
- the LOC129917149 gene encoding protein CREBRF homolog isoform X2; translated protein: MTESQLFSMSADFFDTSSNSSNPLKFDLYSLGSGLSSSSNSLLYSGGGGGSNSHLAFITQPTISIAQSNSNNSYNSGTIGSSSATVTSSNSTSVDSVRESLMLTNAISIPRSSSSIHHNQLHHHPLHHHHLQPRIMADLSDICLDSLEAPSLSPTLLQDVSLSASAINSHNASSNGNLLFPNELSPLSNSSSNGGGAGSNNSNSGNATNSLGFDAHQPTPNSNTMWSDIGNAITATKNEPFPTEDDYIFPIDKSEIQNASFPDYYDENILEDLNIEDLIPTNQGSYMLSPNVTGFHQLQNSTQLHSPQPSPAGPPQQLLEQQQQQHQQQSQNQNNHQQQHPVHHHQRIQQQQNSLGVHLHHNSFDERRHSSARHHGSSSPYEIYHSTPNKQINSNTAFSPGNQASPNSPLLLNSVTPPPPHANRSQYQQNMVKSRNVQLLKKEFSMSPDRNNSSSLLGQSVPAPSPSHILLSGTALSPGSSGFGSARKTLLSDTSSRLSSSAPTHLTHFGIEQIWGRREPRQHLLSTGSLVEADSYSSISTGSVLSPEGNDFSQDDEGYSDDDSDHYEDLSSDGSDNEDDRTSTPNQLSSSKGKERYFWQYNVQAKGPKGKRLVFQSKLEDPHVLNEVTDPVFSPNCSVRGIKHSGKARKGDGNDLTPNPRKLHSIGRELDKLSRTINDMTPVSELPFNVRPKSRKEKNKLASRACRLKKKAQHEANKIKLHGLEIEHKRLLSGINDIKQVLAIKYQNQGEPTDELDERIEQIYNAAINCDVLPAGLRIAGGTTDFVNNVLDNVKKGISNGGLEDLRNS
- the LOC129917149 gene encoding protein CREBRF homolog isoform X3 — translated: MTESQLFSMSADFFDTSSNSSNPLKFDLYSLGSGLSSSSNSLLYSGGGGGSNSHLAFITQPTISIAQSNSNNSYNSGTIGSSSATVTSSNSTSVDSVRESLMLTNAISIPRSSSSIHHNQLHHHPLHHHHLQPRIMADLSDICLDSLEAPSLSPTLLQDVSLSASAINSHNASSNGNLLFPNELSPLSNSSSNGGGAGSNNSNSGNATNSLGFDAHQPTPNSNTMWSDIGNAITATKNEPFPTEDDYIFPIDKSEIQNASFPDYYDENILEDLNIEDLIPTNQGSYMLSPNVTGFHQLQNSTQLHSPQPSPAGPPQQLLEQQQQQHQQQSQNQNNHQQQHPVHHHQRIQQQQNSLGVHLHHNSFDERRHSSARHHGSSSPYEIYHSTPNKQINSNTAFSPGNQASPNSPLLLNSVTPPPPHANRSQYQQNMVKSRNVQLLKKEFSMSPDRNNSSSLLGQSVPAPSPSHILLSGTALSPGSSGFGSARKTLLSDTSSRLSSSAPTHLTHFGIEQIWGRREPRQHLLSTGSLVEADSYSSISTGSVLSPEGNDFSQDDEGYSDDDSDHYEDLSSDGSDNEDDRTSTPNQLSSSKGKERYFWQYNVQAKGPKGKRLVFQSKLEDPHVLNEVTDPVFSPNCSVRGIKVFKHSGKARKGDGNDLTPNPRKLHSIGRELDKLSRTINDMTPVSELPFNVRPKSRKEKNKLASRACRLKKKAQHEANKIKLHGLEIEHKRLLSGINDIKQVLAIKYQNQGEPTDELDERIEQIYNAAITGLRIAGGTTDFVNNVLDNVKKGISNGGLEDLRNS
- the LOC129917149 gene encoding protein CREBRF homolog isoform X1, with the protein product MTESQLFSMSADFFDTSSNSSNPLKFDLYSLGSGLSSSSNSLLYSGGGGGSNSHLAFITQPTISIAQSNSNNSYNSGTIGSSSATVTSSNSTSVDSVRESLMLTNAISIPRSSSSIHHNQLHHHPLHHHHLQPRIMADLSDICLDSLEAPSLSPTLLQDVSLSASAINSHNASSNGNLLFPNELSPLSNSSSNGGGAGSNNSNSGNATNSLGFDAHQPTPNSNTMWSDIGNAITATKNEPFPTEDDYIFPIDKSEIQNASFPDYYDENILEDLNIEDLIPTNQGSYMLSPNVTGFHQLQNSTQLHSPQPSPAGPPQQLLEQQQQQHQQQSQNQNNHQQQHPVHHHQRIQQQQNSLGVHLHHNSFDERRHSSARHHGSSSPYEIYHSTPNKQINSNTAFSPGNQASPNSPLLLNSVTPPPPHANRSQYQQNMVKSRNVQLLKKEFSMSPDRNNSSSLLGQSVPAPSPSHILLSGTALSPGSSGFGSARKTLLSDTSSRLSSSAPTHLTHFGIEQIWGRREPRQHLLSTGSLVEADSYSSISTGSVLSPEGNDFSQDDEGYSDDDSDHYEDLSSDGSDNEDDRTSTPNQLSSSKGKERYFWQYNVQAKGPKGKRLVFQSKLEDPHVLNEVTDPVFSPNCSVRGIKVFKHSGKARKGDGNDLTPNPRKLHSIGRELDKLSRTINDMTPVSELPFNVRPKSRKEKNKLASRACRLKKKAQHEANKIKLHGLEIEHKRLLSGINDIKQVLAIKYQNQGEPTDELDERIEQIYNAAINCDVLPAGLRIAGGTTDFVNNVLDNVKKGISNGGLEDLRNS